In Zygosaccharomyces rouxii strain CBS732 chromosome F complete sequence, a single window of DNA contains:
- the MIX23 gene encoding Mix23p (similar to uniprot|P38162 Saccharomyces cerevisiae YBL107C Hypothetical ORF), producing the protein MPNNEITVTAPSKLSLDANTVFNEGEGPNNRLTVTRERCINPSLIDSFLSSLRHGTDDMIKQRMSTYDRTNGARRFSAGRCDQFLAKELYPNWSTRDQVLGFCENEMNQMKSELLREYGDESSMTKKSQLDSRIDPYASKDQLQERDTHFGKLTRLQTWLDNHKKVESIVRSNSDRVLKNICDENANYLEQFWKFGQEH; encoded by the coding sequence ATGCCAAATAACGAAATCACTGTGACGGCACCTTCAAAATTGTCCTTGGACGCTAATACGGTTTTCAATGAAGGAGAGGGGCCCAATAACCGATTGACGGTAACTAGAGAGAGATGCATAAATCCATCCTTGATAGATTCATTTCTATCGTCATTACGACATGGGACCGATGATATGATTAAACAGAGAATGAGTACTTATGACAGAACCAATGGAGCTCGCAGATTTTCTGCTGGTAGATGCGATCAATTTTTGGCTAAGGAATTGTATCCAAATTGGTCGACAAGAGATCAAGTACTAGGATTCTGTGAGAATGAAATGAATCAGATGAAATCAGAACTATTACGAGAATATGGGGACGAAAGTTCAATGACCAAGAAATCACAGTTGgattcaagaattgatccatatgcttcaaaagatcaattacaagaacGTGACACTCATTTCGGTAAACTGACGAGGCTACAAACTTGGTTAGATAACCATAAGAAAGTGGAATCCATTGTGAGATCCAATAGTGACAGAGTTCTGAAGAATATTTGCGATGAAAATGCCAATTACCTTGAACAGTTTTGGAAATTTGGACAAGAGCATTGA
- the HTS1 gene encoding histidine--tRNA ligase (highly similar to uniprot|P07263 Saccharomyces cerevisiae YPR033C HTS1 Cytoplasmic and mitochondrial histidine tRNA synthetase encoded by a single nuclear gene that specifies two messages efficient mitochondrial localization requires both a presequence and an amino-terminal sequence), translating into MINRLLKRLPSRLFTTMSQDTASTNAASAPKSNKLQVSLKTPKGTKDWADSDMVIREAVFGTLSNLFKRHGGVTIDTPVFELKEILAGKYGEDSKLIYDLKDQGGELCSLRYDLTVPFARYVAMNNVPTIKRYHIAKVYRRDQPAMTKGRMREFYQCDFDIAGNYESMVPDAECLSILVEGLTGLGIKDFKIKLNHRKILDGIFKVSGVKDEDVRKISSAVDKLDKTPWETVKKEITAEKGQTEETADKIGEYVKLNGTLQEIYSILSKDPVLTSNELAKQGLDEIATLMNFTNAFGIDSYISFDLSLARGLDYYTGLIYEAVTAASAPPEEAAELKKKAKSEDDASAYVGVGSIAAGGRYDNLVNMFSQASGRKSNQIPCVGISFGVERIFSLIKQRTSSADIKPTATQVFVMAFGGGKDWTGYLPERMKVAKQLWNAGIEVEYVYKSKANPRKQFESAEKSGAPLAVILGKEEYLEGKLRVKRLGQEFANDDGDLVNAEDIVDAVKEKLSSVHKDGVDEVTRLIRGI; encoded by the coding sequence ATGATCAATCGTTTGCTGAAAAGGCTCCCGAGTAGATTATTTACCACTATGTCTCAGGATACTGCTTCCACTAATGCTGCTTCTGCTCCAAAGAGCAACAAGCTTCaagtttctttgaagactCCAAAAGGTACCAAGGACTGGGCTGATTCCGATATGGTAATCAGAGAAGCCGTCTTTGGTACTTTGTCTAACCTTTTCAAACGTCATGGTGGTGTTACTATCGATACCCCTGTTTTcgaattgaaagaaatcttGGCAGGTAAGTATGGTGAGGATTCTAAATTGATTTATGATCTGAAAGATCAAGGTGGTGAATTGTGTTCCTTGCGTTACGATTTGACCGTTCCATTCGCCAGATATGTTGCTATGAATAACGTCCCCACTATTAAAAGATACCACATTGCTAAAGTTTACAGAAGAGATCAACCGGCAATGACCAAAGGTCGTATGAGAGAGTTTTACCAATGTGACTTTGATATAGCAGGTAACTACGAATCTATGGTTCCTGATGCTGAATGTCTTTCCATCCTAGTGGAAGGTTTAACAGGTTTGGGtattaaagatttcaagatCAAACTTAACCACAGAAAGATTTTAGATGGtattttcaaagtttctgGTGttaaggatgaagatgtgAGAAAGATTTCATCTGCtgttgataaattggaCAAGACTCCTTGGGAAACTGTCAAGAAGGAAATTACCGCGGAGAAGGGTCAAACTGAAGAAACCGCCGATAAAATTGGTGAATACGTTAAATTGAATGGTACCTTGCAAGAAATTTACTCTATCCTATCAAAGGATCCTGTTCTAACTTCGAATGAATTGGCAAAGCAAGGTTTAGATGAGATTGCCACTTTGATGAACTTCACCAACGCATTCGGTATTGATTCCTACATCTCTTTCGATCTATCTCTAGCAAGAGGGTTGGATTACTACACTGGGCTAATTTACGAAGCTGTCACTGCAGCATCTGCTCCTCCTGAAGAAGCTgctgaattgaaaaagaaggCTAAATCTGAGGATGATGCTTCCGCCTACGTCGGTGTTGGATCCATCGCAGCAGGTGGTCGTTACGACAATTTAGTGAACATGTTCTCCCAAGCTTCTGGTAGAAAATCTAACCAAATCCCATGTGTTGGTATTTCCTTTGGTGTTGAGagaatcttttctttgatcaaaCAGAGAACTTCTTCCGCCGACATTAAACCTACTGCCACCCAAGTGTTTGTCATGgcatttggtggtggtaaggACTGGACTGGTTACCTACCTGAGAGAATGAAGGTTGCCAAACAGTTGTGGAATGCTGGTATTGAAGTTGAATATGTTTACAAATCTAAGGCAAACCCAAGAAAACAATTCGAATCTGCTGAGAAATCTGGTGCACCTTTGGCTGTTATCCTTGGTAAGGAAGAATACTTGGAGGGCAAATTGCGTGTTAAGAGATTAGGTCAGGAATTTGCCAATGACGATGGTGATTTGGTCAACGCTGAAGACATCGTCGATGCAGTTAAGGAAAAATTAAGCAGCGTTCATAAGGATGGTGTTGATGAAGTGACGAGACTAATTAGAGGTATATGA
- the BNA2 gene encoding dioxygenase BNA2 (similar to uniprot|P47125 Saccharomyces cerevisiae YJR078W BNA2 Tryptophan 2 3-dioxygenase required for biosynthesis of nicotinic acid from tryptophan via kynurenine pathway), producing the protein MSEEIPLPTLAEYGFSENTGFLPKDLPATSLSDAYYGKWEAIANNLPSLILTRKIRNVVDRLPILDVKPSLLSNIRELRRAYSVLCFIANAYVWGIGETCDTIPDAIAQPLLRISEELEIAPLATYASLVLWNFKPVINDTDLVDDILDLSNLTTINTFTGGLDESWFYLVSVVFEREGSSCLVSGLKAIQAVRDNDSGTLIEQLEIIAQTIDKLGDILMKMNEMCDPHIFYHRIRPFLAGWKNMEEVGLPHGVRYGSNGDYKVFAGGSNAQSSLIQAIDIILGVEHFPYGKQKTDQGKTISAESNQNNFLKEMRGYMPRHSTQFLNHLSSVSNIRDYVLSNPNNERVTLAYDACVAILKSFRDKHIQIVTRYVVLQARKKTSGSETLKTGLAMTHGKKEQKGTGGTALIPFLKQCRDETGSSAASEWGKKILSTAVLRVKDDSSIPGIQKRSGQEDSEQGRKRAKLGLGSDLNDDSLDDSGVGRTAGHW; encoded by the coding sequence atgAGTGAAGAAATACCTCTGCCAACTTTGGCAGAATATGGATTTTCAGAAAATACCGGTTTCTTACCAAAGGATTTACCAGCTACTAGCCTGTCGGATGCATACTATGGAAAGTGGGAAGCTATTGCCAATAATTTGCCATCATTGATTCTTACTagaaaaattagaaatgTTGTGGATCGCTTACCCATTTTAGATGTAAAACCAAGTTTATTGTCAAATATACGCGAACTGAGAAGAGCATATTCAGTACTCTGTTTTATTGCAAATGCTTATGTTTGGGGGATCGGTGAGACATGCGATACGATACCAGATGCCATCGCACAACCATTGTTAAGGATTTCTGAAGAGTTGGAAATTGCACCATTGGCAACATACGCATCCTTAgttctttggaatttcaaacCAGTTATTAATGATACGGATTTAGTTGACGATATATtggatttatcaaatttgaCGACGATTAATACCTTTACAGGTGGTTTAGACGAAAGTTGGTTTTATCTAGTAAGTGTGGTTTTTGAAAGGGAAGGTAGTTCATGTTTAGTTTCAGGTTTAAAAGCTATCCAAGCGGTTAGGGATAATGATTCAGGTACACTGATAGAACAGTTGGAAATTATTGCTCAAACTATTGACAAATTGGGGGATATTCTCATGAAGATGAACGAAATGTGTGATCCTCATATTTTTTACCACAGGATCAGACCTTTTTTGGCAGGTTGGAAAAATATGGAGGAGGTTGGTTTACCTCACGGTGTAAGATACGGATCTAATGGTGATTACAAGGTTTTTGCAGGTGGTTCTAATGCCCAGAGTTCATTGATTCAAGCAATAGATATCATTTTGGGCGTCGAACATTTTCCATATGGTAAGCAGAAGACTGATCAAGGTAAGACCATTTCTGCTGAAAGTAATCAAAACAACTTCCTCAAGGAAATGAGAGGGTACATGCCTCGTCACAGtacccaatttttgaatcaTCTGTCCTCTGTGAGTAACATTCGCGATTACGTTTTAAGCAATCCGAACAACGAGAGGGTTACGTTGGCGTACGATGCATGTGTGGCGATATTGAAATCATTCCGTGATAAGCATATCCAAATCGTTACTCGTTATGTTGTTTTACAAGCCAGAAAGAAAACATCTGGTTCCGAAACTCTCAAAACTGGATTGGCAATGACTCATGGTAAAAAGGAACAAAAGGGTACTGGCGGTACTGCTTTAATACCCTTTTTAAAGCAGTGTAGGGATGAGACTGGCAGTAGTGCTGCTTCTGAATGGGGGAAGAAAATCTTGAGCACTGCAGTCTTGAGGGTCAAGGATGATTCATCCATCCCAGGTATTCAAAAGAGATCAGGCCAGGAAGACTCTGAACAAGGGCGCAAGAGAGCCAAATTGGGACTTGGTAGTGATTTAAATGATGACTCCTTAGACGACAGTGGCGTTGGACGCACTGCTGGACACTGGTGA